A DNA window from Alligator mississippiensis isolate rAllMis1 chromosome 11, rAllMis1, whole genome shotgun sequence contains the following coding sequences:
- the LOC132244027 gene encoding zinc finger protein 252-like, translating to MSGFSFYPEELPGSEEQHKMSLIRSIVTISESPEQEISPTSPGIVEVQQQHPPEENRSAHSGGGVRKRKGTIVRRRMFMGERPNICIECGKSFLQSSDLINHRRIHTGEKPYQCLDCGKSFSVSSNLIRHQRTHTGEKVYNCSDCGKNFLDKSTLTQHQHVHAGEKPYTCIDCGKTFSRSTHHRRHLNSPPGIRQTKCTYQESPTVGKVKETKGSRRRSTAFEIPNTCAECWQSFSQNSDLVKHMRIHTGEKPYECPDCGKRFNVSSNLIRHQRIHTGEKPYTCSDCGKSFTDKSTLTQHHRIHTGEKPYICTYCGKSFSHSSHHKRHEKIHKGVNPVSFLPLWPYSTQAF from the coding sequence ATGTCTGGATTCTCTTTCTATCCAGAAGAACTGCccgggagtgaggagcagcacaAGATGTCACTGATAAGATCCATAGTCACCATTTCTGAGAGCCCTGAGCAGGAAATATCCCCTACAAGTCCTGGCATAGTGGAAGTACAGCAGCAACACCCTCCAGAGGAGAACAGATCTGCTCACAGTGGGGGAGGCGTGAGAAAACGCAAAGGCACCATTGTACGCCGCCGAATGTTCATGGGAGAGAGGCCAAACATCTGTATTGAGTGCGGTAAAAGTTTTCTTCAGAGCTCAGACCTTATTAATCACCGGAgaatccacacaggggagaagccctaTCAGTGCCTCGACTGTGGAAAGAGTTTCAGCGTGAGCTCAAATcttatcaggcatcagagaacccacacaggggagaaagtTTATAACTGTTCTGACTGTGGGAAAAACTTCCTGGACAAGTCAACCCTGACCCAGCACCAGCATGTCCACGCAGGAGAGAAACCCTATACATGCATCGACTGTGGGAAAACCTTCAGCCGGAGCACCCATCACAGGAGACAcctcaacagccctcctgggaTTAGGCAGACTAAATGCACCTACCAGGAAAGCCCCACTGTTGGGAAGGTCAAAGAAACCAAAGGGTCCAGGAGGAGAAGCACAGCCTTTGAGATCCCCAACACGTGCGCGGAGTGCTGGCAGAGCTTCAGCCAGAACTCAGACCTGGTCAAGCACATGCGCATCCACACGGGTGAGAAACCCTATGAGTGTCCTGACTGTGGAAAAAGGTTTAATGTGAGCTCGAACCTGATCAGGCACCAGCGGAttcacacaggagagaagccgtACACATGCTCTgactgtgggaaaagcttcactgACAAATCCACCCTGACACAGCATCaccgcatccacacaggggagaaaccctaTATATGCACTtactgcgggaagagcttcagtcaCAGCTCTCACCACAAGAGACACGAGAAAATCCACAAAGGCGTGAACCCGGTGTCCTTCCTGCCTTTGTGGCCCTACTCTACTCAAGCATTCTAA